One Rhododendron vialii isolate Sample 1 chromosome 2a, ASM3025357v1 genomic region harbors:
- the LOC131316511 gene encoding ethylene-responsive transcription factor TINY-like — MSYEPHVSDLESSYDSSSSSAAPSSPGLTQPDPGAKKAKRITRDSSKHPVYRGIRMRTSGKWVSEIREPGKKSRIWLGTFPKAEMAARAHDAAAMSLKGDGAVLNFPELAGTLPQPASLSPRDVQAAAAIAAKMSNLDSAKMLKKQPSSAAAALLSLVWGMEMSSSDELCEIVELPSLVTSNSAELNREVVYVDLVDGWVYPPPPWMDGGDDDCEIAEAETVIKSSFESVLWTYDQY, encoded by the coding sequence ATGAGTTATGAACCTCACGTTTCAGATTTAGAAAGCAGCTACGactcttcttcatcatcagcTGCACCCTCCTCGCCAGGGCTCACTCAACCAGACCCAGGAGCCAAGAAGGCCAAGAGGATCACCCGAGACAGCAGCAAGCACCCGGTCTACCGCGGGATCCGGATGCGAACCTCGGGCAAGTGGGTGTCCGAGATCCGCGAGCCGGGGAAGAAATCCCGCATTTGGCTCGGCACGTTTCCCAAGGCGGAGATGGCGGCCCGCGCGCACGACGCGGCCGCCATGAGCCTCAAGGGGGACGGCGCCGTCCTCAACTTCCCCGAGTTGGCCGGGACCCTGCCCCAGCCGGCTTCGCTCTCGCCCCGTGACGTCCAGGCCGCCGCGGCGATAGCGGCTAAGATGAGCAATCTCGACTCGGCCAAGATGCTGAAGAAGCAGCCTTCGTCGGCGGCGGCGGCATTGTTGTCGTTGGTTTGGGGGATGGAGATGTCGAGTTCTGATGAGCTGTGTGAGATCGTTGAGTTGCCGAGTTTGGTGACGAGTAACTCAGCCGAGTTGAACAGGGAGGTTGTGTACGTGGACTTGGTGGATGGGTGGGTGTATCCTCCGCCGCCGTGGATGGACGGTGGCGATGATGACTGTGAGATAGCGGAGGCGGAGACGGTAATCAAAAGTAGTTTTGAGTCTGTGTTGTGGACTTATGATCAGTACTGA